ACGATGGCCGCGCACTCGGACTCCAAGGCGTCCGGAGGCGCGTACATCGCCGCCGCCGAGGCTGAGAGCGGCACCGCCCGCTTCGAGTTCGACATCGACAAGGACGGCACGTATCGCATCTGGGCGCGCGTCAGTCAGCCCGAGTCGACGGACCCGGAGCATGTCTTCGACGCGAACGACACGTTCCGGCTGTCGCTGGACTCCTCGGCGCCGGACATCTGGGACTTCCACGAGGGCGTCGACACGATCTATCTCGACTGGACGTGGGAGCCGATCAGCCTGCGGTGCGGCGGGTCCTTCACGACGCACAAGTGCGACCCGTTCGAGCCCGAACTCGAAGCCGGGCCCCACGTGCTCGTCCTCACGGGACGCGAGGCGGACGCGCGGCTGGATGCGCTCATCATCACCAACGACCCCGACTTCGAGCCGGAGGGGCGTCTGAACTGAGCGCTTGCGGGACCGGCGCTTGCAGGACCCTCGCGTTTGCGGGATCCTCGGCGCCCGCAGACGGTGCGGACGCCGAGGAAGCCTGGCCCACGTGGGTTTGGCTTTCGGCCGGGGGCGATACTCAGATGCAGGACGCGTGGGTTGCCCGTGACGCTAGCGCGCGGAACCGGCGCGCCGCCATGGGTGACCGGCCCGATCAGGCGGTCGCACGCGAGAATTTACGACCGCGAAACACGGCTCAGAAGTCCCAATCCTCGTCCTCGGTCGCGACGGCCTTGCCGATGACGTACGACGAGCCCGACCCCGAGAAGAAGTCGTGGTTCTCGTCGGCGTTCGGGGAGAGCGCCGACAGGATCGCGGGGCTGACGTTTGTGACGGTCGACGGGAACATCGCCTCGTAGCCGAGGTTCATCAGCGCCTTGTTGGCGTTGTAGTGCAGGAACTTCTTAACCTCTTCGGTCAGACCGACACCGTCGTAGAGGTCCTGCGTGTACTGCACCTCGTTGTCGTACAGCTCGTACAGCAGCGAGAACGTGTAGTCCTTGATGTCCTGGCGCTCGGCCTCGGAGACCTTCTCGAGTCCCTTCTGGAACTTGTAGCCGATGTAGTAGCCGTGCACGGCCTCGTCGCGAATGATGAGGCGGATGATGTCGGCCGTGTTGGTGAGCTTGGCCTTGCTCGACCAGTACAGCGGCAGGTAGAAGCCCGAATAGAACAGGAACGACTCCAGCAGCGTCGAGGCGACCTTGCGCTTGAGGGGCTCGTCACCGCGGTAGTACTCCATGATGATGTGAGCCTTCTTCTGAAGGTTCTCGTTCTCGACCGACCAGCGGAACGCGTCGTCGATCTCGGGCGTCGAGCACAGCGTCGAGAAGATCGACGAGTAGCTCTTCGCGTGGACCGACTCCATGAACGCGATGTTCGTGTAGACGGCCTCCTCGTGGGGCGTGATCGCGTCCGGGATGAGCGAGACGGCGCCGACCGTTCCCTGGATGGTGTCCAGCAGCGTGAGACCGGTGAACACGCGCATCGTCAGGGTCTGCTCGGCGGGCGTCAGCGTGTTCCACGACTGGATGTCGTTGGACAGCGGCACCTTCTCGGGCAGCCAGAAGTTGTTCACGAGGCGGTTCCACACCTCGAGGTCCTTGTCGTCCTGGATGCGGTTCCAGTTGATCGCCTGGACGTGGTCGATGAGCTTGAGCGGCTCGGGAGTCATGATCGGTCCTTGGTATCGGTCGTTGTGCGAGCGGAGCGAGACGAGGCGCTGCGCGTCACAGCATGCAGCTGACGCACTCGCTGAGGTTGGTGCCCTCGAGGGCCATCTGGCGCAGCCGGATGTAGTAGATCGTCTTGATGCCCTTGCGCCACGCGTAGATCTGCGCGCGGTTGATGTCGCGCGTCGTGGCGGTGTCCTTGAAGAACAGCGTCAGCGACAGGCCCTGGTCGACGTGCTGGGTCGCGGCGGCGTACGTGTCGATGACCTTCTCGTAGCCGATCTCGTAGGCGTCCTGGTAGTACTCCAGGTTCTCGTTCGTCATGAACGCCGCCGGGTAGTAGACGCGGCCGAGCTTGCCTTCCTTGCGGATCTCGACGCGCGAGGCGATCGGGTGGATCGAGCTCGTGGAGTTGTTGATGTACGAGATCGATCCGGTGGGCGGGACGGCCTGCAGGTTCTGGTTGTAGATCCCGTGCTCCTGGATGCTCGCCTTCAGCTCGCGCCAGTCGTCCTGGGTCGGGATGTGGATGCCGGCGAACAGCTCCTTCACCTTCTCGGTGGCAGGCTCCCACGCACGATCGATGTACTTGTCGAAGAACGCGCCCGACGCGTACGTCGAGTCGGCGAAGCCCTCGAACGCCTGGCGGCGCTCGATCGCGAGCCGGTTCGAGGCCCGCAGCGCGTGGAAGAGCACCGTGTAGAAGTAGATGTTCGTGAAGTCGACGCCCTCTTCGGACCCGTAGTGCACGTGCTCGCGCGCCAGGTAGCCGTGCAGGTTCATCTGGCCGAGGCCGATCGCGTGGGAACGGTCGTTGCCGTCCTCGATCGAGCGGACCGACGAGATGTGGCTCTGGTCGCTCACGGCGGTGAGCGCGCGGATCGACGTCTCGACCGTCTTGCCCAGGTCCTTGCCGTCCATCGCGAGCGCGATGTTCATCGAGCCCAGGTTGCACGAGATGTCCTTGCCGATGTTCTGGTACGACAGGTCCTCGTTGTACGTCGTGGGCGTGTTGACCTGGAGGATCTCGGAGCACAGGTTCGACATGTTGATCCGGCCCTTGATCGGGTTGGCGTCGTTCACCGTGTCCTCGAACATGATGTACGGGTAGCCCGACTCGAACTGGATCTCGGCGAGGGTCTGGAAGAAGTCGCGCGCGTTGATCTTGGTCTTCTTGATGCGCGCGTCGTCGACCATCTCGCGGTACTTCTCGGTGACCGAGATGTCGCCGAACGGCACGCCGTAGACGCGCTCGACGTCGTACGGCGAGAAGAGGTACATGTCCTCGCCGTTCTTGGCGAGTTCGAACGTGATGTCGGGGATCACGACGCCCAGCGACAGCGTCTTGATCCGGATCTTCTCGTCGGCGTTCTCGCGCTTGGTGTCGAGGAACTTCATGATGTCGGGGTGGTGGGCGCTGAGGTACACCGCGCCGGCGCCCTGACGCGCACCCAGCTGGTTGGCGTAGCTGAACGAGTCCTCGAGCAGCTTCATGACGGGGATGATGCCGCTGGACTGGTTCTCGATCTGCTTGATCGGGGCGCCCGCCTCGCGGATGTTCGACAGCAGCAGGGCGACGCCGCCGCCGCGCTTGGACAGCTGGAGGGCGGAGTTGATGCCGCGTGCGATCGACTCCATGTTGTCCTCGATGCGCAGCAGGAAGCACGAGACGAGCTCGCCGCGCTGCGCCTTGCCGGTGTTGAGGAAGGTGGGGGTGGCGGGCTGGAAGCGGCCGGCGATGATCTCCTCGACCAGCTCGACCGCGAGGTCCTGATCGCCGTCGGCGAGGCCCAGCGCGGTCATGACGACGCGGTCCTCGAAGCGCTCGAGGTAGCGCTTGCCGTCGAAGGTCTTGAGCGTGTAGCTGGTGTAGTACTTGAACGCGCCGAGGAACGTCTCGAAGCGGAAGCGCTTCGCGTACGCCAGGTCGTTGAGCTTCTGGATGAACTCGAAGGGGTACTTCTCGAGCACGGCGCCCTCGTAGTACTGCTTCTCGACGAGGTAGTCCAGTCGCTCCCGGAGCGAGTGAAAGAACACCGTGTTCTGGTTCACGTGCTGCAGGAAGTACTCGCGCGCCGCACGCTTGTCGGCGTCGAACTGGATCTTCCCGTCCGCGTCGTACAGGTTCAGCATCGCGTTGAGGGCGTGGTAGTCCATTCCCTCGAACCGGGGGTCCGTCTTGAACCCGCGCTCGGTCACTGCTGATTCCACCATCGTTCCAATCCGTCGCTTACGCGATCCACGTCGTCCGGCGTGCCGAAGAGTTCGAGCCTGTACAAGTGCGGCACGCGGCACTTGCGGCTGATGACGTCACCGGCGAAGCAGAAGTGCTCGCCGAAGTTGGTGTTCCCCGCCGAGATCACGCCGCGGATGAGACCGCGGTTGCGTTCGTCGTTGAGGAATCGGATGACCTGCTTGGGGACGGCGCCCTTCTCGACCCCGCGCCCCTGGCCGCCGCCATAGGTGGGTGTGACGAGGACGTAGGGTTCGTCGACCCGGAGCAGGGGCTCCGTGGAGTGGAGCGGGATGCGCACCGCGCGCAGACCGAGCTTGTCGACGAAGCGCGCGGTGTTCCCGGAGATGCTGGAGAAGTAGACCAGGAGCGGGACCGCGGCGGCCCCGTCGGCAACCGCGCTGCGCCGAGCGATCGCGGTTGCCATGCCGGTCACACCAGACGAGATGCGAGTTCGTCGATCTTGTCGGGGCGGAAGCCCGACCAGTGATCCTCGTCGGTGATGACGACGGGCGCCTGCAGGTAGCCGAGCGACTTCACGCGCTCGAGCGCCGCCGGGTCCTCCGAAACGTCGAGGACCTCGTATTCAATGCCCTTCGAGTCGAGCGCGCGATACGTCGCGTTGCACTGGACACAGGCCGGCTTCGTGTAGACCGTGATCGACATATGGATCCGTCTCTCCCCTCATTACGTCCGGCAGACCCCCCGCCGGGACACCAATACTACATATGGGGACAGACATTGGGGTGCACCACAAGGGGTAGTAGTTACATCCGTGTAGTTTTCCACCGCCATCCCCAGGGACAGCACAGGTTCTCCACCGCTTCATCCACAGCCGCGCGGCCTGCGCGACCCGGCGAAAACCCCCGGATCACGCGTCTTTCGCGACGACTGCTTCGATCTGTCCACAGAACGAGACGGTAGAGGCATCCACCGACATCGATTCGCCTGTGGAAAGCGCCCTTCGGCGTGTCGTCGGCGTGTCGTCCGGGGCCGGCCCCGGACGCCCGACGCCACGCTCGCCTGTAACGTTGATCCGTGGCGGGCTATCGGGACCTTCTGCGCACTCCGGGAGTCGGGCGCATCATCGCCGCGCAGCTGACGGCGCGCTTCCCCGGCGGCATGCTCAGCCTCGCGGTGCTCCTCCACATCGAGCAGGTCACCGGGTCGTACGCGGCCGCCGGCATCGTGCTGGCGGCGACGTCCATCGGGCAGGCCGTCGCGGGGCCGGTCACCAGTCGCTGGATGGGGCTGTGGGGCATGCGCAAGGTGCTCACCGTGACCCTCGTGATCTGCGCCGCGTCGATCACGGCCCTCGCGCTCGGCGACATGGTCCTGCCCGCCTACACGGCACTCGGCCTGATCGCGGGACTGTCGACACCGCCGGTCCAGTCGGCGGTGCGCACGATCTACCCGAAGATGGTGAACTCCTCGCAGCTGACGCCGCTGTTCTCGCTCGACGCCTCGCTCCAGGAGCTCATCTGGGTCGCCGCGCCCGTGCTCGTGACGTTCGTCGCGACGCAGATCGGCACCGTCGAAGCGCTCCTCATGGTCGTGGCCGTGCTCATCGGGGGCGGCGCGTGGTTCATCCTCTCCCCCGAGGTCGGTCGCGTGCGCATCCCGCGCAGCAGGCGACGGCTCGGGCGCGTCCTGCTCAAGCCGCCGGTGATCCTGGCGACCGTCGTCGGGTTCCTCCTCATCGGCGCGTGCGCGGCGGTCGAGGCCGGAGTCGTGGCGACGTTCGGCCACGACGGCTTCGAGGCCGGCATCGTGCTCGCCCTCTTCGCCGTCGGCAGCCTCGGCGGCGGGCTGGCGTTCGGGCACCTGCCGATCGGCCCCTGGGCGATGGCCCGGCGCATGGCCATCGTCGCGGCCGGTCTGACGCTGGCGATGGTGTCGCTGAACGCGTGGTGGCTGGGCGGCACGCTGCTGGTGGCCGGCATCGGCATCGCCCCGGCGTTCGCCGTCATGTTCTCGATGACCTCGGTGAGCGTGAAGTTCAGCGAGACCGCCGAGGCGTACGGCTGGATCAACACCGGACAGCTCATCGGCGCCGCGGCGGGCTCCGCCGTCGCGGGGTTCCTCATCGACGGCGTCGGCGCCGGCGGCGCCTACCTGGCGGCGGCGGCGTTCTGCATCGCCGGCGTCCTGGTCTCGATCGTCTTCGTGCGCGGCTTCCCCGATCTGCGCGGGCGCGACGCGAGCCCCATCCCCGACACCGAGCCGGTCGACCTCGTCACCTGACGTCGGCCGCGGCGCCGCGCGCGGCTCCTCACGCGATGCGCCGCAACAGCTCCCGCACCGCCATCGCGTACGCGTCCGCCGGCTCGGGGTGCTCGAAGACGAGCACCTCCTCGCTCTCGCCCCCGCGGCCCAGCACGATCTCGACCTCGTGCGTGTCGGCAAGGCGCCGCAGCGCCCGGAAGCTCCCCCGCAGCAGCTCCCGCAGCTGGTGCTCGTGCGGCAGCCACAGCGCGTCCTCGAGCGCCACCGAGTCGAGGGCCCACTCGGTCGTGCCGTTGAAGGCGAGGATGCGCCCGGTCGGATACTCGCGCGGCTCGATCGTCATCTCGCTGACCGTGAACACGTCGGCCTCGAACTCCGGCTCGTCGAGCTGGAACCGGTCGCCCGAGCGCGGATGCCAGATGAGGCCGGACTCGCGCAGCTCGAGGGCCCATTCCGTCGAGATCATCTCCCCATCTTCACCCGGATGACGCCCGGGCGGGGCCGCGGGCGCCCCCGGGACGGCCGTTCAGGAGCCGCCGTAGACGACGTGGCTGGTCGCCGGAGTGACGTGGATCGTCACGGTGACCCAGTCGGGCAGCTCGGTCAGCGACGATTCGAGCTTCGACTGGTCGCCGAGCGAACCATCCTCGGTCGAGACCTCGACGTTCGCGTTGCGGTTCGTCCAGGTGATCGAGCCGATGTCGTAGTCGATGTCGGCGTCGTCGAGCCAGGCTCCGGTCGCCTCGTGGATGGCGTACGTCATGCGGGCGTAGTAGATCGTGATGACGCTGTTGACCGCGAGCGGCACGGCGATCAGGATCGCCAGCACGCCGACGATCGAGTAGGCCCGCTTGCGGTTCGTCGTGGGCGAGGCGTGGGGGTTGCGCGCGTAGCCGGCCATCGTGAACACGATGCTGCCGGCGATCACCAGCGCGAAGACGTTGCAGAGGAACAGGATGAGCGCGCCCAGCGCCTCGTTCCAGGCCCCCTGCCCGGCGCACACGCCGACGACGCCGAGGGGCGGCACGAGCGAGATGGCGATGGCCACGCCGGGAAGGACGGCGCTGAGGTCCTTGCGGCTCATCGCGAACGCGCCCGCCGTCCCGGTGGCCAGCGCCGCCGCCAGATCCACCATCCTCGGCGATGTGCGTCCGGTGATCTGGCCGTTCGTGGTGAGCACGTCCGGATCCGCGATGAACACCGACAGCAGCACGCCGATGACGACGACGATGCCCAGGCCCGACAGCACCCACATCACCGAGCGGGCGACGAGCCCCGGATGCCCGGTGACGATTCCGGCCGCGATGCCGAGGATCGGGGTGCCCAGCGGCGCGATGATCATCGCGCCGATGACCGTCGCCGTGGAGTCGGCGAGCACACCGGCGACCGCGATCACACCCGAAAGCACGAGCATGATGAGGAACCCGGTGCGTTTGCTCAGCGCATCGCCGTGCGACAGATCGAGCAGGTCGAGCAGTCCGTCGATCGAGTACCGCTGCGAGGGCGGGATGAGCGTGCGTGTCAGCTTCGACATGCGCACATTCTCGTGTCGCCGCCCGCAGACCGCCAGGACCTTGGCCCCGCGACGTGCCGCGCAGCGCGACGCCCGCGGCGCCGGCGGCGAGCAGAATGGGCATGTGACGGCATCATCGTTCGACCCCAGCATCCATCTGCCGGCGGACCTCCTCGAGCGCATGCGTGCGCGCGCGGCCGACTACGACCGCGACAACGTCTTCCCCGAGGCCGATCTGGAGGACCTGCGGGCGGCGGGGTATCTCGCGATCCTCGTGCCCGAGGCGCTCGGCGGCGCGGGCCTCAGCCTCGTCCAGGCGGCGGAGCTGCAGCAGCGCCTCGCCGGGGCGGCCCCCGCGACCGCGCTCGCGGTCAACATGCATCTGGTGTGGACCGGGGTCGCGAAGGTGCTCTCGGACCGCGGCATCGAGGCGCTCCGCTTCGTGCAGGAGGGCGCCGCGGCGGGCGAGGTGTTCGCCTTCGGCATCAGCGAGGCCGGCAACGACCTGGTGCTGTTCGGCAGCGATACGGATGCCGCGCCGCAGGACGACGGGGGCTACGCGTTCACCGGCACCAAGATCTTCACGTCCCTCGCGCCGGTGTGGACGCAGCTGGGACTGCACGGTCTCGACACCACGAGCCCCGATGCGCCGCAGATGGTCTACGCGTTCGTGCCGCGCTCGGATGCCGTGCGCATGCGCGACGACTGGGACACGCTCGGCATGCGCGGCACGCAGTCGCGCACCACCGAGCTGCACGGAGCCGTGGCCCCGCCGGAACGCGTCGTGCGCCGCATCGCGCCGGGGCCGAATCCGGATCCCATCGTGTTCGGCATCTTCAGCGTCTTCGAGATCCTGCTGGCCTCGGTCTACACCGGCATCGCCCGCCGTGCGCTGGACGTCGCCGTCGACACCGCGGCGCGGCGCACCTCCAAGCGCACCGGCCGGACGTACGGCCAGGATCCCGACATCCGCTGGCGCATCGCCGACATGGCGCTCGCCTACGACGCCCTTCCCCCGCAGATCGCCGCGATCGCCCGGGACGTCGACGAGCGCGCCGACCACGGCCCCCGCTGGTTCTCGCTGCTGAGCGGTCTGAAGCACCGTGCCGTGACGGCCGCCAAGCAGATCGTCGATGAGGCCGTGCTCGTCGCCGGCGGTTCGTCGTACTTCGCCTCCAGCGAGCTCAGCCGCCTGTATCGCGACGTCCTGGCGGGACTGTTCCATCCATCCGACCCCGAGTCGGCGCATTCGACCGTCGCCACCGCGTGGCTCGGCCCGCTCGAGCCGTGAAGCGCACGGCGCCGCACCTGCTGAGCCCGGCCGACCGCGAGCGGCTCCGCGGCCTGCGGGTCATGAAGGCGGTGGCGCTCGGAGCGCTCATCGGCATGGCGGTCGTGTTCGCCGTCGCGTTCGCGTTCGAGCGCAGCGTCCCGTGGCTGGCCTATGTGCGCGCCGCCGCCGAGGGAGGCATGGTGGGGGCGCTCGCGGACTGGTTCGCCGTGACGGCGCTGTTCCGGCATCCGTTCGGCATCCCCATCCCCCACACCGCGATCATCCCGCGGCGCAAGGACGAGATCGGCCAGACGCTGGGCGACTTCGTCGAGACCGAGTTCCTGCGCGGCGACGTCGTGCGCCGGCGGCTCGAGGCGACGCCGATCGCGGCACGGCTCGGCGAATGGCTCACCGAGCCCGAGCACGCCGAGCGCGTCGTCGTCGAGGGGTCGGCCGTCGCGGCCGGGGTGCTGCGCGCCCTCAGCGACGACGACGTGCAGGGGATCATCGAGCAGCTGGCCCGCGAGCACCTCATCGCGCCGGAGTGGGGGCCGCCGCTGGGCGAGTGGCTCTCGCGCATCCTCGCCTCGGGCGCCCACCACGAGGCGGTGGACCTCGGCGTCGACACGATCGCGGCGTGGCTGAACGCCAACCGCGCCGCCTTCGCGGGGCTGGTCTCGCGCCGCCTGCCGGCGTGGGTCCCCTCGATCGCCGCGCGGCTCGTGGACGAGACCGTCTACACCGAGGCGGTCCGCTTCGTCGCCGCGGTGCAGGCCGACCCGCGGCACCCCGCCCGCCTCGCGCTCGACGGCTACCTCGAGCGACTCGCCACGAACCTGCAGCACGACCCGTCGACGATCGGGCGCTTCGAGGACGCCAAGGAGTCGGTGTTCGACAGCCCGCGCGTGCGCGAGCTCGCCGCCGAGGCGTGGAACACCGCCAAGTCGGGCCTGCTGTCGGCTCTCGAGGATCCGGGCAGCGCGCTGCGGGCCCGTGCGGCCGATGCGGTGTCGGATCTCGGCGTGCGCCTGACGACGGATGCCGCCGCCCAGCACCGCGTCGACACGTGGGTCGTCGACGCCGCGGTGTTCCTCGTCGAGCGCTACCGGCACGACATCGCGTCGCTCATCACCGACACCGTCGAACGGTGGGACCCCGACGAGACGACGGAGAAGATCGAGCTCATGGTGGGCCGCGACCTGCAGTACATCCGGCTCAACGGCACGATCGTCGGGGCGCTCGCGGGTCTGGCGGTGTTCTCGATCGCGCACGCGCTGCTGGGCTGAGACTCCCGGCGAAACCTCAGTCCGGACCCCTCCCGGAAACCTCGGTCCGCGTCGTACCCTTTCGCTGTGGGCGAGACCCCCGGAACACTGCTGTTCAGCTGCGACTCCCTGTGCGAGCCGGGCGTGCAGCTCGACACGCTCGGGCACGTCGTGCCGGGCGAGGACGATGTGCTCGCCGGCTACACGGTCGACGTCGTGGCGTTCGAAGACCATCGCGACCTCGACGACGCCACGCCGTCGAGGCATCCGTTCGTCCGCGCCACCGGCAACCCGCGCGACAAGGTCATCGGGCGCGTGCTGCCGCTCACCGATGACGAGCTCGACGCATGCGACGAGCACGAGGCACCCCTGTTCCACCGCGTCCCCGTCACCCTCGCGAGCGGTCGCGGAGCGTGGGTCTTCGTCGGCGACGCGCTCCCGCGGCGGTAGCGTCGAGGAGTGACCCTCTCACACGACGACGGAAAGGCGGTGGCGTCGTGATCCGCCTCGCACTGGTGCGTCACGCCAAGTCCGATTGGGGCGACCCGCACCTCGACGACCACGATCGGCCGCTCAACCCCCGCGGGCGTCGCGACGCCCCGCGCATGGCCCGGATGCTGGCCGACACAGGCTTCCGGCCCGGCATGATCCTCTCGAGCACGGCGGTGCGCGCCCGCACCACCGCCGAGGCCTTCTCGGAGGCGCTCGCCACGCCCGTCACCGAGGCGGCGGGGCTCTACGGCGCGAGCGCGCCGACGCTGCTCGCGTTCGCGGCGGACAGCGGCCACAGCTCGGTGCTGCTGGTCGCGCACGATCCGGGCATGACCGTGCTCGCGGGGCATCTGTCCCGCGAGCGCATCGGGCACATGCCGACGTGCGCGGTGGCGACCTTCACGTGGGACGCCGACGACTGGGCGGTCGTGGACGCGATCGACCCCGTCGACTGGACCTTCGACACCCCGCGCTGACGCGCGCGCTCAGAGCCAGCCGCGCCGGACGGCGGCGACGCCCAGCTGCAGTCGCGTGTCGACGTCGGCGCGGTCCATGAGGTCGCGCACGCGCCGCTGCACGGTGCGCACCGACATGCCGGTGCGCAGCCCGATGGCGCGGTCGGTGAGGCCGGCGTCGAGGAGCGCGAGCACCTCTCGCTCTTCGTCGTCGAGCTCGACCTCGTCGATCGCGCCGTCGCCGGCGGCGACCAGGTGCGACGCCGACGCCCAGGTGCGCTCGAACAGGCTCAGCGCGAGGTCGACGAGTCCGCCCGCGTGCAGCAGCAGGGCTCCCGACGACTGGTCCTCGCCGCCCGTGGCCAGCGGCACCATCGCCACCGTGCGGTCGACGACGAGCATGCGGGTGGGCAGCTCACCGGCGACGCGCACGTCGAGGCCCGCCGCGATCGCCTCGCGCGCCGCCTCGATGACTCCCGGCGCCTCGAGCCGCGCGCGCTCGAGCACGTAGCGATAGCGGATGCCGCGGGCGATCGCGACCTCCTCCTCGACGTTCTCGTCGCGGTCGACGGCCACGGCGTCGCCCTTGACGAACAGCAGGACCTCGTGGCGCGCGCCGCGCTGCAGCTGGTTGAACCGATGACGGACGGCCTCGGTGCCGCGCACGACGTCGACGACATCCGCCTCGCCCGAACCCGCGTCGCGATAGAGCCGTTCGAGCAGCAGCATCTCGGACTCCGCCTGACGGAGGCGATCCTCGTGCTGCAGGATCAGGGCGCCGAGCCCCACGTCCGGCGGGG
This region of Microbacterium thalassium genomic DNA includes:
- a CDS encoding helix-turn-helix transcriptional regulator, with the protein product MMGLDVLGLGVIEHRVYEHLVRHRATPADRLAADLGLRATDVGAAVSALTALGLVARDGVDSERLVAAPPDVGLGALILQHEDRLRQAESEMLLLERLYRDAGSGEADVVDVVRGTEAVRHRFNQLQRGARHEVLLFVKGDAVAVDRDENVEEEVAIARGIRYRYVLERARLEAPGVIEAAREAIAAGLDVRVAGELPTRMLVVDRTVAMVPLATGGEDQSSGALLLHAGGLVDLALSLFERTWASASHLVAAGDGAIDEVELDDEEREVLALLDAGLTDRAIGLRTGMSVRTVQRRVRDLMDRADVDTRLQLGVAAVRRGWL